In one Babylonia areolata isolate BAREFJ2019XMU chromosome 12, ASM4173473v1, whole genome shotgun sequence genomic region, the following are encoded:
- the LOC143287848 gene encoding uncharacterized protein LOC143287848 codes for MAYNPTDPSNKDTDSRYPCGACDRTVTWDQLGVECESCGQWFHAKCQHIGSGSYDLLGRRDVTWHCVVCANANYSTIAFDLHGVGTTHLCEISDSRHSDTSNCSNINSPFKPLHTSTPYRASKQDKHSRRPLRSLNVNCYSIVGKVAEFSNLVQATRPDIIVGTESWLTQSDKNAEIFPRGFNIYRRGRPPGEWDKENGGGVFILVSEDLTSHEMPELSAGYENLWVEIKMKGRRTLLVCCFRTEYTESMNAFVKSARLASHSYKNAIIVAGGDLNLPGWHWPTKMLKKGCPKPDTHRQFMDAINDVGWEQMVMEPTKGNNTLDLFLTNHPNLVPRTETLPGIADHDTVYIEMQIHPPKKRQPQRLIPIYTEECEEPLKEAAQKMNDHIMTTFDERSSVEVWSEIRTGLSQALSDHVPHKQTRPKPSLPWVDYETKKHIRRRDRIHKRVKKNGVEALRQEFKALKRLIQKRLRRAY; via the coding sequence ATGGCTTACAACCCCACTGACCCCTCTAATAAAGACACGGACTCCCGCTACCCATGCGGTGCCTGTGACCGCACTGTTACCTGGGATCAGCTAGGAGTTGAATGTGAATCTTGTGGACAGTGGTTCCATGCAAAATGCCAGCATATCGGCAGTGGATCCTACGACCTCCTTGGCAGAAGAGATGTCACCTGGCACTGCGTTGTTTGCGCCAATGCCAACTACAGTACCATTGCCTTTGACTTGCATGGTGTAGGTACCACCCATCTCTGTGAAATATCTGACAGTCGTCACAGTGACACATCCAATTGCTCCAACATAAACAGCCCCTTCAAACCACTCCATACTTCCACACCCTATAGAGCAAGTAAGCAAGACAAACACAGCAGGCGACCCCTCCGCTCCCTGAATGTGAACTGCTACTCTATCGTTGGTAAGGTAGCCGAATTCAGCAACCTTGTCCAAGCCACAAGACCAGACATCATTGTCGGTACAGAATCATGGCTGACCCAGTCCGACAAAAACGCTGAAATCTTCCCCAGGGGATTCAACATCTATCGCAGAGGCAGACCACCAGGTGAATGGGAtaaagagaatgggggaggtgTCTTTATCCTCGTCTCAGAAGACCTGACCTCCCATGAGATGCCCGAACTCTCCGCGGGTTACGAAAACCTTTGGGTGGAGATCAAGATGAAAGGACGGCGCACACTACTAGTTTGCTGCTTCCGCACAGAGTACACTGAGAGCATGAACGCGTTTGTGAAATCTGCCCGTCTTGCTTCGCACTCGTACAAGAATGCCATCATCGTTGCCGGTGGCGATTTGAACCTACCAGGCTGGCACTGGCCCACCAAGATGCTAAAGAAGGGATGCCCCAAACCAGATACCCACCGACAGTTTATGGACGCCATCAATGATGTAGGCTGGGAGCAGATGGTAATGGAGCCAACAAAAGGAAATAATACCCTGGACTTGTTCCTCACAAACCACCCCAACCTCGTCCCAAGAACTGAAACACTCCCTGGCATTGCTGACCATGACACAGTGTACATTGAGATGCAGATCCATCCCCCAAAGAAACGCCAACCCCAGCGACTCATTCCCATCTACACTGAGGAATGTGAGGAGCCACTAAAAGAGGCAGCACAGAAGATGAATGACCACATTATGACCACCTTTGACGAGAGGAGCAGTGTTGAAGTATGGTCTGAAATTCGCACTGGCCTGAGCCAGGCCCTCTCAGACCACGTCCCCCATAAACAAACCAGACCCAAACCAAGCCTCCCCTGGGTTGACTATGAGACCAAGAAACACATACGTAGACGAGACAGGATCCACAAGCGCGTGAAGAAAAACGGAGTTGAGGCACTACGACAGGAATTCAAGGCACTTAAGCGCCTTATCCAGAAACGTCTACGTCGCGCCTACTGA